From a single Thalassospira sp. ER-Se-21-Dark genomic region:
- a CDS encoding TRAP transporter substrate-binding protein: MKQITKLLAGAAVATMVSFGAHAQEVTLTVHHFLGPKAPAQSKMIEPWAKKIEEESNGRIKFEIFPSMSLGGNPPELYRQVRDGVADIVWTLPGYTPGVFPRLEVFELPGVHLGDARATNLAMWDLRDEYAEDLTDIHPLAVHVHAGQAIHLTSKEVRTVDDVKGLKLRTPTRTGSWVIESWGAEPVGMPVPALPQAMSLGVVDGGLVPFEVVPPLKLAELISYSVEGEGVNSRFGTSTFLFAMNKDRYESLPDDLKEIIDRNSGRDFAAEIGDVFNGVEEVGKRMVNEGKGQVVQITAAEKATFDDASASVVDRWIEEAKSNGIDGAKLVEDAKAAVQSHTK; encoded by the coding sequence ATGAAACAGATCACCAAATTGCTTGCCGGTGCAGCTGTCGCGACGATGGTGTCGTTCGGCGCACACGCACAGGAAGTCACCCTGACCGTCCACCATTTCCTGGGTCCGAAAGCACCGGCCCAGTCGAAAATGATTGAACCGTGGGCCAAGAAAATCGAAGAAGAATCAAACGGCCGTATCAAGTTTGAAATCTTCCCGTCCATGTCGCTGGGCGGCAATCCGCCGGAACTGTATCGTCAGGTCCGTGACGGCGTTGCCGACATCGTCTGGACCCTTCCGGGTTATACCCCGGGCGTCTTCCCGCGCCTTGAAGTGTTTGAACTTCCGGGTGTTCACCTTGGCGATGCACGTGCAACCAACCTTGCGATGTGGGATCTTCGTGATGAATATGCCGAAGACCTTACCGACATCCACCCGCTTGCCGTTCACGTGCATGCCGGTCAGGCCATCCACCTGACCAGCAAGGAAGTCCGTACGGTCGATGACGTCAAGGGCCTGAAGCTGCGTACCCCGACCCGTACCGGTTCCTGGGTGATTGAATCCTGGGGTGCCGAGCCCGTTGGCATGCCGGTTCCGGCCCTTCCGCAGGCCATGTCGCTTGGCGTGGTTGATGGCGGCCTGGTGCCGTTCGAAGTTGTGCCGCCGCTGAAGCTGGCTGAACTGATTTCCTATTCTGTTGAAGGCGAAGGCGTAAATTCACGCTTTGGCACCTCGACCTTCCTGTTTGCGATGAACAAGGACCGGTATGAGAGCCTGCCCGATGACCTGAAAGAAATCATCGACCGTAACTCCGGCCGTGATTTTGCTGCTGAAATCGGTGACGTGTTCAACGGCGTTGAAGAAGTCGGCAAGCGCATGGTCAACGAAGGCAAAGGCCAGGTCGTTCAGATCACCGCTGCCGAAAAGGCAACCTTTGACGATGCGTCCGCATCTGTTGTGGATCGCTGGATCGAAGAAGCCAAATCCAACGGCATCGATGGCGCGAAACTTGTCGAAGATGCCAAGGCCGCTGTTCAGAGCCACACCAAGTAA
- a CDS encoding TRAP transporter small permease yields the protein MKNVLYKAASWLAVAGGMLALLISIVTIVNVTAFGLDKIARLFDANVPAIIGYEDFVSMIVSSAALMFFPYCQAHRGHVAVDVFIKMFPDWFARTVDTLSSVLMTALALFLGYMMVNGLIEVRSDNTLSAILGWPIWPFYVPGIIAMFLWAAIAGNQIFEREADV from the coding sequence ATGAAAAACGTGCTCTACAAGGCCGCTTCGTGGCTTGCTGTTGCCGGTGGCATGCTTGCCCTGCTGATCTCGATTGTTACGATCGTAAACGTGACCGCCTTTGGTCTCGACAAGATCGCCCGGCTGTTTGATGCCAATGTCCCGGCCATTATCGGCTATGAGGACTTTGTCAGCATGATCGTCAGTTCGGCGGCGTTGATGTTTTTCCCCTATTGTCAGGCACATCGCGGCCATGTCGCGGTGGACGTCTTCATCAAGATGTTTCCCGACTGGTTTGCGCGAACGGTCGACACCCTGTCGTCCGTTCTGATGACCGCACTCGCCCTGTTCCTGGGGTATATGATGGTCAATGGCCTGATCGAAGTGCGCAGCGACAATACCCTTTCGGCAATTTTGGGCTGGCCGATCTGGCCGTTCTATGTCCCGGGCATCATTGCGATGTTCCTGTGGGCGGCAATTGCCGGAAACCAGATTTTCGAGAGAGAGGCCGATGTCTGA
- a CDS encoding TRAP transporter large permease, translating to MSERELIGLGGLALLFVILALRVPVGLAMVGVGIGGNYVLSLFFPFLRFDPYLQQFKSLLYGIVSNYELSVVPLFVLMGYLASQANLSRDLFQGVNAILGRFRGGVAMAAIGACAGFGAVCGSSLATASTMGKVALPELDRLKYSPRLATGTLAAGGTLGILIPPSVALVIYAVTVEASIIQMFQAAIIPGLIAVLFFMAVIAIQVRLNPSLAPKPEPMPAAERKEALLRLIPVMVIFGSIILGLGAGLFTPTPAAGVGVFAILVYGVYMRIRGKGGLTWKGLRQSLKDTAITSSMIFFILLGAEILKGFFSRANLPAYMAEAAATSGFDPWLVMVLMLLALILLGCFMESLSMIVVVIPFFWPALVDINGGDWATAATAAYGMGTEDLKIWFGILALIVVELGLITPPVGLNVFIINALAKGVPMSQTFRGVMPFFGAEIIRILLLIFAPILTLFVPTLLGN from the coding sequence ATGTCTGAACGTGAATTGATCGGCCTTGGTGGCCTTGCCCTTCTCTTTGTGATCCTGGCACTGCGTGTGCCCGTCGGCCTTGCCATGGTGGGTGTCGGCATTGGCGGCAACTACGTGCTCAGCCTGTTTTTCCCGTTCCTGCGTTTTGATCCCTATCTGCAGCAGTTCAAATCCCTGCTGTACGGGATCGTGTCGAACTACGAACTGTCGGTCGTTCCGCTGTTTGTTCTGATGGGGTATCTCGCAAGTCAGGCCAACCTGTCACGCGATCTGTTTCAGGGTGTAAACGCCATCCTCGGCCGTTTCCGCGGTGGTGTCGCCATGGCGGCCATCGGGGCGTGTGCCGGTTTTGGTGCGGTATGCGGATCATCACTTGCCACCGCATCAACCATGGGCAAGGTCGCCCTGCCCGAGCTTGATCGCCTGAAATACTCCCCGCGTCTGGCAACCGGTACGCTGGCTGCGGGCGGGACGCTTGGCATTCTGATCCCGCCATCGGTTGCCCTTGTAATTTACGCGGTCACGGTTGAAGCATCGATCATTCAGATGTTTCAGGCGGCCATCATTCCGGGTCTGATTGCGGTCCTGTTCTTTATGGCGGTGATTGCCATTCAGGTGCGCCTCAACCCGTCACTGGCCCCGAAACCCGAACCGATGCCGGCCGCTGAGCGCAAGGAAGCATTGCTGCGCCTGATCCCGGTGATGGTGATCTTTGGCTCGATCATTCTGGGGCTCGGTGCCGGTCTGTTTACCCCGACACCGGCGGCCGGCGTGGGCGTGTTCGCCATTCTGGTATATGGCGTCTATATGCGCATTCGCGGCAAAGGTGGCCTGACCTGGAAAGGACTGCGCCAGTCGCTTAAAGACACCGCCATCACATCCTCGATGATTTTCTTCATCCTGCTGGGTGCTGAAATCCTCAAGGGCTTCTTTAGCCGTGCCAACCTTCCAGCCTATATGGCCGAAGCCGCCGCCACCAGCGGCTTTGATCCGTGGCTTGTCATGGTTCTCATGCTGCTTGCCCTGATCCTTCTGGGCTGCTTCATGGAAAGTCTGTCGATGATCGTCGTGGTCATCCCGTTCTTCTGGCCGGCCCTTGTTGATATCAATGGTGGCGACTGGGCGACGGCGGCAACCGCGGCCTATGGCATGGGGACCGAGGATCTGAAGATCTGGTTTGGGATCCTGGCACTCATTGTCGTGGAGTTGGGGCTGATTACGCCACCCGTGGGGCTGAATGTGTTCATCATCAATGCACTCGCCAAGGGTGTCCCGATGAGCCAGACCTTCCGCGGTGTCATGCCGTTCTTCGGGGCCGAGATCATTCGTATTCTGCTTCTGATCTTTGCGCCGATATTAACGCTGTTTGTGCCAACGCTGCTTGGCAATTAG
- a CDS encoding helix-turn-helix domain-containing protein, producing the protein MRNTIPIYKLYGERDAASSPRARDGYDLDTVPASDPQPVTEPEFFHLESIPERSRLHDLHIKPHRHTNLFQLLYITHGTAEISFDDQHLTMQAGQLITVPPGTVHGFKFSDDIDGWVISLTDYHLQEILSPAPKLLARLDQAICVDTRSSSGDANSPTDFLISQLAQEYYSHNTGRLFALRHILGLLLLGIGRTVPQDHSARLSRQEQKAEKFRKFQALVETFYKQHKSLDFYAREIGVTTTQLNRIAKDIYGMTASEVVQNRLMLEAKRTLIYTDIAIQQIGDSLGFRDAGYFSRFFTKKAGVSPARFRQNQR; encoded by the coding sequence ATGCGCAACACCATCCCGATCTACAAGCTTTATGGCGAACGCGATGCGGCAAGCAGCCCCCGCGCACGTGATGGCTATGATCTGGACACTGTTCCCGCATCCGATCCGCAACCCGTCACCGAACCGGAATTCTTTCATCTTGAAAGCATCCCGGAACGATCGCGCCTGCATGACCTGCACATCAAACCGCACCGCCATACCAACCTGTTTCAGCTGCTGTATATCACCCATGGCACGGCCGAGATCAGCTTTGATGATCAACATCTGACCATGCAGGCAGGCCAGCTGATCACCGTGCCGCCCGGAACCGTGCATGGCTTCAAATTCAGTGATGATATTGATGGCTGGGTGATCTCACTGACTGATTATCACCTGCAGGAAATTCTAAGCCCCGCGCCCAAACTCCTCGCCCGGCTCGATCAGGCGATCTGCGTTGATACGCGGTCATCCTCTGGCGATGCCAACAGCCCGACTGATTTCCTGATATCGCAACTCGCTCAGGAATATTACAGCCACAATACCGGACGACTGTTTGCGCTGCGTCATATTCTGGGATTGCTGTTGCTTGGCATCGGACGCACCGTGCCGCAGGATCATTCGGCACGGCTTTCGAGGCAGGAACAAAAGGCCGAAAAGTTCCGCAAGTTTCAGGCGCTCGTCGAAACGTTCTATAAGCAACACAAATCGCTTGATTTCTATGCCCGTGAAATTGGCGTCACCACGACCCAGCTTAACCGCATCGCCAAGGACATCTATGGCATGACCGCAAGCGAGGTGGTGCAAAACCGCCTGATGCTGGAAGCCAAGCGGACCCTGATCTATACCGACATCGCCATTCAACAGATCGGAGATAGTCTGGGCTTTCGCGATGCCGGGTATTTTTCGCGCTTCTTTACCAAAAAGGCCGGGGTATCCCCGGCCCGTTTCCGGCAAAATCAACGCTGA
- a CDS encoding host attachment protein has protein sequence MPHKNQWILVADGGRAYVIAVNTNEGERHLETVHEMIADNRSSSEIASDKPGRGFANPGGNQQRHAMPPSTDPHEHAQVEFVDDVMSYLTDKRNDGKFDNLIVVAPPKIMGEIRQKMPKPVKQALEGEITKDLTKLPLNDLPAHLSGTGGWL, from the coding sequence ATGCCCCATAAGAACCAATGGATCCTCGTGGCTGACGGTGGTCGTGCATATGTGATTGCCGTCAACACCAACGAAGGTGAACGTCATCTGGAAACTGTTCATGAAATGATTGCCGATAACCGGTCCAGTTCGGAGATCGCGAGCGACAAACCCGGTCGCGGGTTCGCCAATCCCGGCGGCAATCAGCAACGTCATGCCATGCCACCAAGCACAGACCCCCACGAGCATGCACAGGTCGAATTTGTCGACGACGTCATGTCGTACCTGACAGACAAGCGCAATGACGGAAAGTTCGACAATCTGATTGTCGTCGCGCCGCCGAAAATTATGGGGGAGATCCGACAGAAAATGCCAAAACCGGTCAAACAGGCGCTTGAGGGTGAAATTACCAAGGATTTGACCAAGCTGCCGTTAAATGATTTGCCCGCGCACCTGAGCGGGACCGGTGGCTGGCTATAG
- a CDS encoding GNAT family N-acetyltransferase, with the protein MITGTWQTPTDEELLRIREMMEDAQFYDAIARVPDDALSAALAGSNETALWVFRVDQKAVAYVYMTEMATRLPKVDEFGVFERGQGFGKAALSSLAAKIAQMPDYEKLWLNVVDGNDNALNLYRKVGFGEEKLIAKGWKTRSGRVVDQVRMWLTLDTLRSPAA; encoded by the coding sequence ATGATTACCGGAACCTGGCAAACGCCAACGGATGAAGAACTTTTGCGCATTCGCGAGATGATGGAAGATGCGCAGTTTTATGACGCGATTGCGCGCGTGCCTGATGATGCCCTGAGCGCGGCACTGGCCGGATCAAACGAAACAGCCCTTTGGGTGTTTCGCGTCGATCAAAAGGCGGTTGCCTATGTCTATATGACCGAGATGGCGACACGCCTGCCCAAGGTCGATGAGTTTGGGGTGTTTGAGCGCGGGCAGGGCTTTGGCAAGGCGGCCTTATCAAGCTTAGCTGCCAAAATTGCGCAAATGCCCGACTATGAAAAGCTGTGGCTGAATGTTGTCGATGGTAATGACAACGCGCTTAATCTGTATCGCAAGGTCGGGTTTGGCGAGGAAAAACTCATTGCCAAGGGCTGGAAAACGCGGTCTGGTCGGGTGGTGGATCAGGTGCGCATGTGGCTGACCCTTGATACGTTGCGAAGCCCGGCAGCTTAG
- a CDS encoding TIGR03862 family flavoprotein, with protein MPSPTPNAQNAPHTRPAPNGKTAMVIGAGPAGLMAAERLAGDGYAVTIYEGMPSAGRKFLMAGKSGLNITHSEDLETFLSRYGTSRARLEPHLRKFGPDQIREWCAGLGVETFVGSSGRVFPTAMKASPLLRAWLRRLDGLGCKIHYRHYWTGWNADDWAVFKTPDGEVTATADITILALGGGSWKRLGSDGKWMEILLNAGIKCNPFKPANCGFELDWTDHLIDKCAGSPVKAVTLTCGDQTVRGEFVISKTGIEGSAVYAISATLRDQWLETGIGTLTLDLCPDRTLDDVTKRLSKPRGKNSIGNHLRKTLGLDATKTALIFEVTPRETLNDPAQLATAIKNLPLKIKKPRPLDEAISTAGGVAWEELDENFQLIQRPDTYCLGEMVDWEAPTGGYLLSGCLSFNLQLGLSKTLLKHD; from the coding sequence ATGCCAAGCCCGACACCGAATGCACAAAATGCACCGCACACCCGCCCTGCCCCGAATGGCAAAACCGCCATGGTGATCGGTGCCGGTCCGGCGGGCCTGATGGCGGCCGAACGGCTGGCAGGTGATGGATATGCGGTGACAATTTATGAAGGCATGCCAAGTGCCGGGCGCAAGTTCCTGATGGCCGGGAAATCAGGGCTGAACATCACGCACAGCGAAGATCTTGAAACCTTCCTTTCACGCTATGGCACGTCACGCGCCCGCCTCGAACCGCACCTGCGCAAATTCGGCCCCGATCAAATCCGCGAATGGTGTGCTGGACTGGGCGTTGAAACCTTTGTCGGCTCCTCTGGCCGGGTCTTCCCGACCGCGATGAAGGCAAGCCCGCTTCTGCGTGCATGGCTCAGACGTCTGGATGGCTTGGGCTGCAAAATCCACTATCGCCACTATTGGACCGGCTGGAACGCCGATGATTGGGCCGTTTTCAAAACGCCCGATGGCGAGGTTACCGCCACCGCCGACATCACCATTCTGGCCCTTGGCGGCGGCAGTTGGAAACGTCTGGGATCAGACGGAAAATGGATGGAAATCCTGCTTAACGCCGGGATCAAGTGCAACCCGTTCAAACCGGCCAATTGCGGCTTTGAACTCGACTGGACCGACCATCTGATCGACAAATGCGCCGGATCGCCGGTCAAGGCCGTGACGCTGACCTGTGGCGATCAGACGGTCCGCGGCGAGTTCGTGATTTCCAAAACCGGCATCGAAGGCAGTGCGGTCTACGCCATCTCGGCCACGCTCCGTGATCAATGGCTTGAAACCGGCATCGGAACCCTGACGCTTGACCTCTGCCCCGACCGCACGCTGGATGACGTCACCAAGCGCCTGTCAAAACCGCGCGGCAAAAACTCAATCGGCAATCACCTGCGCAAAACGCTTGGCCTTGACGCCACCAAAACAGCGCTGATTTTCGAAGTCACCCCGCGCGAAACCCTGAACGATCCGGCCCAACTCGCCACCGCCATCAAGAACCTGCCCCTGAAGATCAAAAAGCCCCGTCCACTGGACGAGGCCATCAGCACCGCAGGCGGTGTCGCTTGGGAAGAACTGGACGAAAATTTCCAACTCATCCAACGCCCCGACACCTACTGCCTCGGCGAGATGGTCGATTGGGAAGCGCCTACTGGGGGGTATTTGTTGAGTGGGTGTTTATCTTTTAACTTACAATTGGGCCTATCAAAGACATTACTGAAGCACGATTAA